The following proteins are encoded in a genomic region of Terriglobales bacterium:
- a CDS encoding M48 family metallopeptidase, with product MSIGIPPPKAGVRNDKKDLMTIAENTQTVTPPHAQSEDTPEARQYSRIRRWLSVFDTSLGIVFLIVLLATGWTGDLRDVALRMGRQHYVLALFFYVLLLTIISKGLSLALDIYSFRLEHRFHLSNQSTGAWIVDELKGWLVGLVLISLLAELVYWIIRSSPEHWWLISWAAFTALFVIFAQLAPVILFPIFYKFVPLENQALRDRLVRLGERAGTHVRGVYEWKLSEKSKKANAALTGLGNTRRIILADTLLQNYSDDEIEAVLAHELGHHVHGHIFKSIVLQMAVTFVGFWAANEALRYATGPGRMFSTLSDFANLPLLALVSAALSLILLPALNAYSRFNERQADRYCWTSVPSVDPFITAMDKLSAQNLSEKTPSRLVEILFHSHPAVSRRIAAAREFARQ from the coding sequence TTGTCGATAGGGATTCCTCCGCCAAAAGCGGGCGTTCGGAATGACAAAAAAGACCTCATGACGATCGCGGAAAACACACAAACCGTAACTCCACCTCACGCGCAGAGCGAGGACACTCCCGAAGCGCGGCAATACAGCCGCATTCGCCGCTGGCTCTCTGTATTCGACACGTCGCTCGGAATTGTGTTCCTCATCGTGCTGCTCGCGACCGGCTGGACGGGCGATTTGCGCGACGTTGCGCTTCGAATGGGCCGCCAGCACTATGTACTCGCGCTTTTCTTCTACGTGCTGCTGCTCACGATTATCAGCAAAGGACTGAGCCTCGCGCTGGATATCTACAGCTTCCGTCTCGAGCATCGCTTTCATCTTTCCAACCAGAGCACAGGAGCGTGGATCGTCGATGAGCTCAAGGGCTGGCTGGTGGGACTGGTTCTGATTTCGCTGCTTGCTGAGCTGGTGTACTGGATTATTCGCAGCTCACCGGAACACTGGTGGCTAATCTCCTGGGCGGCCTTTACAGCCTTGTTCGTGATCTTTGCGCAGCTTGCGCCTGTGATCCTCTTTCCCATCTTTTACAAATTTGTTCCGCTGGAGAATCAGGCATTGCGCGACAGACTTGTGCGACTGGGTGAGCGCGCGGGAACGCACGTTCGCGGCGTTTACGAATGGAAGTTATCGGAAAAGAGTAAGAAGGCGAACGCCGCACTAACCGGTCTTGGCAACACGCGCCGCATTATTCTGGCGGACACCCTGTTGCAGAACTATTCCGATGACGAGATCGAAGCCGTGCTCGCGCATGAACTCGGACACCATGTACACGGACACATCTTCAAGAGCATCGTGCTGCAGATGGCGGTCACGTTTGTGGGATTCTGGGCAGCAAATGAGGCGCTGCGCTATGCGACCGGTCCGGGACGCATGTTTTCTACACTTTCTGATTTCGCCAACCTGCCTCTGCTTGCTCTGGTTTCCGCAGCGCTTTCGTTGATCCTGTTGCCTGCGCTCAATGCGTATTCGCGATTCAATGAGCGTCAGGCCGACCGGTATTGTTGGACATCGGTGCCGAGCGTGGATCCCTTTATCACGGCAATGGATAAGCTGAGCGCGCAGAATCTATCGGAGAAGACGCCCTCGCGGCTCGTGGAGATTTTGTTCCACTCACACCCGGCAGTATCGCGGCGGATTGCTGCGGCACGGGAGTTTGCGAGGCAGTGA
- the tmk gene encoding dTMP kinase translates to MRSGRGIFITFEGLDGCGKTTQLARLAENLKARSLDVLATREPGGSAIGERIRGILLDSRTAGLSSSGELALMFADRAQHVEEVIQPALKMGKIVLCDRYTDSTEAYQGYGRRLGSELVLNLHRELCRDLWPDLTLLLDTDVNASVNRARNRNKTSDSAEGRFEAEDAAFFRRVQKGFESIARRERKRVVRIAPGTIQGVESEILKIIDKRFPHLGNRKTKLPAAVGSRA, encoded by the coding sequence ATGCGCTCAGGCCGCGGCATATTCATTACATTTGAAGGGCTTGATGGCTGCGGAAAAACCACCCAGCTTGCGCGCCTGGCGGAGAATCTCAAAGCTCGAAGCTTGGATGTTCTGGCTACGCGGGAGCCAGGCGGCAGTGCGATCGGTGAGCGCATTCGAGGGATCCTGCTCGATTCAAGAACTGCTGGTTTGTCTTCTTCCGGAGAACTCGCGCTGATGTTTGCCGATCGTGCTCAGCATGTGGAAGAAGTCATTCAGCCTGCACTCAAAATGGGAAAGATAGTTTTGTGCGATCGATACACCGATAGTACCGAAGCTTATCAGGGTTACGGTCGGCGGCTCGGATCTGAGTTGGTTTTGAATTTGCATCGCGAGCTCTGCCGCGACCTCTGGCCCGATTTGACACTCTTGCTCGATACGGACGTTAACGCCAGCGTGAATCGCGCGCGCAATCGCAACAAGACCAGCGATTCAGCGGAAGGCAGATTCGAAGCCGAAGATGCTGCCTTTTTTCGCCGGGTGCAGAAGGGCTTCGAGAGCATTGCCCGCCGCGAGCGAAAACGTGTCGTACGGATTGCGCCGGGGACGATTCAGGGGGTCGAATCAGAGATTCTGAAGATCATCGACAAACGTTTTCCTCATCTGGGAAATCGCAAGACCAAGCTACCTGCTGCGGTCGGGAGTCGCGCCTAG
- a CDS encoding phosphoglucomutase/phosphomannomutase family protein, with protein sequence MQPIKFGTDGWRGVIAEDYTVANVRRAASAIANYVLKNEDSSRGLVVGYDTRFGSRMFAQTVADVLASAGINVRLANDYTPTPALSFGVKHFGAAGGVMITSSHNPFNWNGVKYKAYYGGSGRPSIMQAIEAELDKPVAGSSKKGTITDTDFKAPYIEAIKKFADLDKISSAGFKFLIDSMYGAGRGVLAGIFAERGIKHVEIRSEVNPLFPGINPEPIEPHVRMAQEMVVSERCHGGLITDGDADRIGAVAEDGSYVDSHKIYSILLRWLLERKKWPGEVVRAFNTTKMLDRIAAEHGRKLHECGIGFKNICDLMLEREILVGGEESGGIGITRHLPERDGILNALLIANVMAEEKRTLAQLVQDLQDKYGEHYYARLDMHIPNELKDSAISRARSGVSEIGGYKALRVETLDGVKFFLDAPKGKPGTAAPPAESWLLLRASGTEPLLRVYSEAGSPEVVQQLLKSAEAFVYEGELAGTAAR encoded by the coding sequence ATGCAACCAATCAAATTCGGGACTGACGGCTGGCGAGGCGTGATCGCCGAGGATTACACCGTCGCGAACGTTCGCCGAGCCGCTTCGGCCATCGCTAATTATGTCTTGAAGAACGAAGACAGCAGCCGAGGCCTGGTCGTCGGCTATGACACACGCTTTGGCTCGCGCATGTTCGCCCAGACTGTCGCTGATGTGCTCGCCTCGGCTGGCATCAATGTCCGCCTGGCGAATGACTACACGCCAACTCCCGCCCTTTCCTTCGGCGTAAAGCATTTCGGAGCCGCCGGCGGAGTGATGATTACCTCCAGCCACAATCCTTTCAACTGGAATGGAGTGAAGTACAAGGCTTACTACGGTGGCTCGGGACGTCCGTCCATCATGCAGGCGATCGAAGCCGAACTGGATAAGCCTGTTGCCGGCAGTTCCAAGAAGGGAACGATCACCGACACGGATTTCAAAGCTCCCTATATCGAAGCAATCAAGAAGTTTGCCGATCTCGACAAAATCAGCTCTGCCGGTTTCAAGTTTCTCATCGATTCCATGTACGGAGCCGGACGCGGCGTGCTCGCAGGCATCTTCGCCGAGCGCGGAATCAAGCACGTGGAGATTCGATCCGAGGTGAATCCTCTTTTTCCGGGAATCAATCCTGAGCCGATCGAGCCGCACGTGCGCATGGCACAGGAGATGGTGGTTAGCGAGCGCTGCCATGGCGGGCTGATCACCGATGGCGACGCCGATCGTATCGGCGCCGTCGCGGAAGACGGCAGCTACGTCGATTCGCACAAGATCTATTCGATCCTGCTGCGGTGGCTGCTCGAACGCAAGAAGTGGCCAGGCGAAGTGGTGCGCGCGTTCAACACGACGAAGATGCTTGATCGCATCGCGGCTGAGCACGGACGCAAATTGCATGAGTGCGGCATCGGATTCAAGAACATCTGCGACCTCATGCTGGAACGCGAGATTCTCGTTGGGGGGGAAGAGTCAGGCGGAATTGGCATCACGCGGCACCTGCCGGAACGGGACGGCATTCTGAACGCGCTGCTCATCGCCAATGTGATGGCCGAAGAGAAGCGCACGCTGGCGCAGCTCGTGCAGGATCTGCAGGACAAGTACGGCGAGCATTATTACGCGCGTCTCGACATGCACATTCCCAACGAGCTGAAAGATTCGGCGATTAGCCGCGCGCGCAGCGGCGTAAGCGAGATCGGCGGATACAAAGCGCTGCGCGTCGAAACACTCGACGGTGTGAAGTTCTTCCTGGACGCTCCGAAGGGGAAGCCCGGTACGGCGGCGCCTCCTGCGGAATCTTGGTTGTTGCTGCGAGCGTCGGGGACCGAGCCGTTGCTGCGCGTGTACTCGGAGGCAGGCTCGCCGGAAGTTGTGCAGCAGTTGCTCAAGTCGGCTGAGGCGTTTGTGTATGAGGGCGAGCTGGCGGGAACAGCGGCGCGGTAA